Below is a window of Tolypothrix bouteillei VB521301 DNA.
TCGTAGGAAGGTGCGATCGCAAAAAGTAGTGCAAAGCGAATCACCAGTAGGAAGAGATTGAGTCCCAGGAGGAGGAAGGGGGGAGTGGGAGATAGGGGGATAGGGTAGAAAAAGACGAGATAACTGAGGATAACGATAAGGGGTAGAGCTTGGACTGAGGTAAGCAGCCATAAATCGCCCCAAAGTTGAGCGCGAGAGGAAGCATCTTTAAGATCGAGGCTTCGCCCCCACTCTTTCCACGTTTCTAGTGCTCCCTCATACATCCGAACCTTTAAAACCTTTGCCCCATCCAAAAAACCCACCTTGTATCCAGAGGCGGCTATATTTCTTGCTAGCGTCACATCATCGCAAAATGAATGACCTGCACTGGAATAGCCTCCAACAGCAACTAACACAGAGCGACGGCATAAAAAGCATTGCCCATTTGCCATCACTCGTTCTGGCTGTTCTGAGTTCACCCCAGCTGGATTAAACCTATAGAGCAGAGTCATCAAGAGGGCTGGTTGCAGCCAGCACTCCCCTGGGTACTTGAGAATAAACTGAGGCGATAGAGAAACCAAGTCATATCCTTGAGATTCTGCTGTCTTGACTAATCCAGCCACTAAACCAGGTGAGGGTTGAGTATCAGCATCCATACCTAGAAACCACTCACTTGCCTCTGAACTTTGCAAAAATCCATTGTGTAACGCCCAAGGACGCCCCACCCAGCCAGGAGGGAGGGGATCGTCTGTCATGAGGCGAAAGCGAGGGTCTTTTTGCCCAGCTGCTTTTACCAAGTCAGGAGTACCATCACTTGACCGGCTATCGACAACAATCGTTTCCCGCACTTCGTAACTTTGCCGACTTAAGCCTGTTAGTAAAGGACTAATACGACTGGCTTCGTTTAAGGTGGGAATCACGATGCTCACGCACCCCAAAATTTCCGGAGTTGGTTTTTGGGGTGAGATGGGGGGTTGACGGCTGGGACCTTTCAAAAGGCGCGACAGTAATATGGCTGTCGCTGGTAGTTGGATGACCAACAGAAGAAGTGAGATAGCATTTGCTATCGTCCAGGTATCAATCACAATTGGTAAAGTCTACTTGACAGCAACCTTAACATTTGCTATTGAAACTTCAGCAGAGGCTGTGGGAGATGTAACCTTGAGATTGTCGATCGCAGTTGCAGACAACCAAAGTGCAACAGCAGGAACAACCCCAAGTCCCAATCCCAAGGAAACTGGTATAAAATACCCAGCCCCCAAGCTGAGTCCGGCAGCAAAGATAAAGTTGCTCAAGTATACAATAATTGGCACGGTGAGTTGCGATCGCTCTAATTTAACGGGTGTGTTTCTCCACAACAGTGCTGCTACACTCATAAACAAGGCACTGGTGCCGAACCAACCAGCGTAGTTTTGATAAGGTGTGCCAAAGAACGCGCCTGGTTGTTCCCAATACCAGAAAGGAAAGGCTGTTTGACTCATAGCGGGTTCCAACGCAAAATCCCAACTCGTAAACAGTAAAGCCCCAAGAAGTACTGCGGCAATTTGACGACCTAAAGAGGGCTTTTCAGCCACTTTCAGCCCTGCACGAGCCAGAAGGTAGGCAGACAAACCTACGTAGAACCAAGATAAGGGAATTGTAAACGGCACAAGCCCCGCTATTTTATAACCCAATCCACTCAGATAACTGTAGTAGCCAAAAGGAAACCCCGTACTGGTTCCCAATAACTCACTCCCTACCGATATCAACAGAGCCGGAATCATAAATAACAGCCAATTGCGCCACCCCAAGACTCGCGAGGCAAAAATTGAGACAGCTATTGTCCCAAAAATGATGTCTACCACACCACCATCAGCCATACTTAACTGCATAGCTGTCTGTCCAACGCCCCCTCCCAAGTTCAGAATAACCTCGGCATGAGGTATAACCAATAGAATACCTATCAGCCCAAAAACCTTGGCTGAAATATGACCGATCAGGCATATACGCTCAGTGATAACCAATTGTCTCATGATAATTCCCTTACAAGACGTGATGTGCAGCTACGCATTCTGCTAATAGTTTACAAATGTTTAAGAAAATATTTAATACTTTATATAGCACTTCTGGCGAACCTTGTTTTGCTTTCTTTGAGAGAGCATAAATTCCTATTGATTTAATGAAGAATAAATTATGATGATAAGCTTATAGTTTAAAGTATTGAAGCTACATTCTATACAAGTTTATCAGCCTTTGGGAACAGCACGAGGCAGACTCTAGAGTGTAGAAGGGTAGAAAAAGTTTTCAGGTATGCCCTTATTGACCGAGGAGATGGGTTATTTTGAGAGAATTCCAGAGTTATTGCTCGCCCTGAAAATCTAACCCATGTCATTTTTGAGAAGACTTCCTTGGGTTTCCCTTTCTCTCCTGCTACTAACCTATGCCACCTATGGCTGGTTGATATCCAAAGCAAACCCACCCTTGCTTGTATGGCTCCTTGCTATTACGGCTGCTATCCTCCTTGTAGGAGGGTTAACAAGTCCTTTCAGTAAAGTTGCAGATTACACCTTTTTTCTATTCAAGTCAAATCTCAGGTCTTTTACCACGACTGTTTTGGCAGCTCTGTTGTTTTTTGCCATGCTTGCCTGGTTTCGAGTATTCTTAGATACTTTAGTTATTATTGCTGCTTCTATCTTGGCAAGAATAGACTTTCAAACATCTGCTTTTAATCAAGGACAGACCTTTTGGATTTTATCCACTTTATCTCTCATAGGTTTGGGGTTGGGTGCGATCGCTCAAAGATTATTTGTGTTGTCCGTACACTTACATTAGATATGCTGTGTGCAGAAAGCAGAGCCTCCCAGAAAGCACTCCCAGGCTCTGCCTGGGAATGCTGTGAAAACCAAAATGGGAAGACTCGCTGTTTGAAGCATCTCGATCGCAAGCAGCGAACAGCAGCTAAGCCCCGTTAAACATCATGCCAGCCCAACCAACTTTGCACTCAGTTCCCACAGACGTTGCGATTTCTCTTCATCGCTTGCTTCCGGAGAAACTTCTTGAACAAAAGACTTGCCATCTTTCTTTTGTCGATTTCCCCAACTCCAATAAGCACCAGATTGACTGTATGCAGGAGAGGTCACGACTTCTGCAACCCTCTTACCTGCTTCCTCTTCAGATACAAAACCCCCAGTAATATTCTTCTGAAAAACTGGGAAAAGTTTTTGAAATAAGGGATAGTGGTCCCGGAAAAGTGCCGATGTTGCAACGCACCCAGGATAGAGGGAACTGAAAGTGATGCCGTGTGACTTATGATATCGTTGGTGCAATTCTCTCATAGTCAGGATGTTACAAACCTTACTGTCTTTGTAAGCCTTGACAGAGTTAAACTTTTTACCATCAATCATTGAAATTGGCTCTTTAAATCCCTCTGCAAAACCCTTAAGATCGCCTAAGTCCGGACGTGGGGGAATCTTTCCTCCCAACTCTTTGGGATTGTGTGTTACAGTTCCCAAAATCACTAACCTTGGTTCCGAAGATGGAGAATTTTTTAAATCTTCTAAGAAGAGGTTACACAAGAGGAAATGGCCCAAGTGATTTGTAGCAACGCTCAATTCATATCCTTCTGGGCTTCGCTTCGGTTCCTTTAATAAAGGCATATAAATAGCCGCGTTGCATACCAACGCATCTAAAGACCTTCCGCTTGCCCTGAAGTTCTTCACAAATTGCCTAACACTTTCTAAGGATGCTAAGTCCAAGTGCAAAATTGTGTAGCTATCTTGAGACATACCCACAGATTGGGCAGCTTTTTGTGCCTTGGAGCAATCCCGGCAAGCCATCACCACATGCCATTGCCCGGATTGGGAAAGAACTTTTGCAGCTTGCAAACCGATTCCGGAGGAGGCACCCGTAATTATGACCGTTGACTTCCGATGTTGTTCCATTCTCTTCCGACTTCTTTAATCGATCGCCATGATTTTATACAAATTATGGTTAAGCGAATTGAGTAGCACTTACAGACGAATGTAATGATTCTTTACGTAATTTATCATTACATCCGATGATTACGCAGTTGCAGCTTCAACATCTTTATCCCAACAGCACATACAGATAGCTGCCAATGTGTAGAAATTTTACATCCCTACAAAACTTCAAAAAATGGACTACATCTTAACTCCCTCAATCACACTCACGTATGACCCTGTAGGAATAATTCCAGTCAATTGGAAGCCAGCAGCCTCAAGCAGTTCTCGATATTCTTTTTCCGTGCGTTCGCGACCGCCAAACACTGTCATTAACTCCAGGTCAAGAAACTTGCCAAAGAAAGGTTCATTGCCAGGTGGAATCACCATCTCTACGAGTAAAAGTTTTCCCTTCTCTTGCATAGCGCAGTGACAATTGTTGAGAATAGCAACTGCGCTTTCATCATCCCAATCGTGAACGATTCTCTTGAGAATATAGGCATCACCACCGCTTGGTACTAACTCAAAGAAATTTCCTTCAACAACGGAGCAACGATCTTTTATTTCCTCTATCTCAATAAAATTCTTGCTACTTGCAATAACCGACGGGAGATCGAAAAGAATACCTTCCATTGCTGGGTAAGCTTTTAAGATAGAGGCTATCAAAAGCCCCTGCCCGCCACCAATGTCAACCAGCTTGTGTATTTTGGAAAAGTCATAATTGGCAATGACTCCAGCAATTTCTGTTGTTGAAAAAGCAGTCATCGCCTCATCAAAAATTCTTGCTGTTTCTGCGTTCTGGGTATAGTATTGGAACAGTGACATTCCGTATAAATGCTCAAAAGCGCTCTTCTCAGTCTGCAAACTGTAAAGGATATCTCCCCAAGCCTGGTGGAATTCAGTGCTACCAAGCATCATTGCTAGACTACGCAATGAGCCTGGGCGATCGCTTATCAAACAAGTTGCCAGAGGAGTCAGGGTAAAATAACCCTGCTGTTCTTCAGCAAACACTCCCACACTCGCAAGAGCACGTAGGAGACGGTAAAGGGGTTTGGGTCTGACGAAAACAGCGTTTGCCAATTCCTCGCAACTCTTGGGACTCTCTTTTAAGAGATCGGCGATCCCTAACTTAGCTGCGGCGTAGATTGACCGAGCGAGCCAAGAGCCAGTAATCATTTGTAGCATTGCTGCTTGTGCGGGGGTGTTCTGTAAGGCTTGAGGTTTTTCTTGCTGAAGCATATGGGTTATCCTACCCTAAGAAAAAAGGCGTCACTCTGGGTTCAGTTAATTATTTCAATGCTTATATCTTTGCAACTGCTCTGCGAAAGCAGATGCAAGGTTTAAAGCCTACTAAGAAAAAAGGTATTTTTCTCGCTGTATTGTCCGCAAAATGGGACATACAGGGAAACCAGGGAAATCTCCTTATTAAGAGATCTCCGTTCCCTGTGAAGAATTAGGAATTATTTGGTTGTATTTGCCCAAAGATCTAGCAGAACTTTCTTTCTAAAGTTCGCTCGTAAATTTCTTCCATCATATTAAAAAACAAAGTAAAACATTCACGAACAATCTGCTTAGCTAGTTCATATTGTTCTGAAGTTAATTTCTGACTTTCAAACAATTTCTCATCTTCTACATGAAGATGACCGGGCTCATATCCCAAATGTATATGCCCAAAGTACTTACTCTCTCTTTCACCTATTTTACATTTGTGTGAAATTTGAAAAAAGGTATTGCCTAATTCTTCTATAATACGTATCAGACAATATCTAAGTGATGGCTCTGAGGCAAGATATGTTAATTTTGTAATTCCAAATGAAAGTATTCTGCTGTGTTTTATCTTTTCATCCCACAAAAACTCCAAACATTTCGTAAAGGTAAAATCATGAAACTTCTCTTCAAAAAGTTGCATATCTTGAAGAAATAAGCCATTATGGCACATATCCTCTTTGG
It encodes the following:
- the cruG gene encoding 2'-O-glycosyltransferase CruG, producing the protein MIDTWTIANAISLLLLVIQLPATAILLSRLLKGPSRQPPISPQKPTPEILGCVSIVIPTLNEASRISPLLTGLSRQSYEVRETIVVDSRSSDGTPDLVKAAGQKDPRFRLMTDDPLPPGWVGRPWALHNGFLQSSEASEWFLGMDADTQPSPGLVAGLVKTAESQGYDLVSLSPQFILKYPGECWLQPALLMTLLYRFNPAGVNSEQPERVMANGQCFLCRRSVLVAVGGYSSAGHSFCDDVTLARNIAASGYKVGFLDGAKVLKVRMYEGALETWKEWGRSLDLKDASSRAQLWGDLWLLTSVQALPLIVILSYLVFFYPIPLSPTPPFLLLGLNLFLLVIRFALLFAIAPSYDRAQAKGGWLFWLSPFADPIAVLRIFLSAFRTPREWRGRKYGMGTGDE
- the cruF gene encoding gamma-carotene 1'-hydroxylase CruF, producing MRQLVITERICLIGHISAKVFGLIGILLVIPHAEVILNLGGGVGQTAMQLSMADGGVVDIIFGTIAVSIFASRVLGWRNWLLFMIPALLISVGSELLGTSTGFPFGYYSYLSGLGYKIAGLVPFTIPLSWFYVGLSAYLLARAGLKVAEKPSLGRQIAAVLLGALLFTSWDFALEPAMSQTAFPFWYWEQPGAFFGTPYQNYAGWFGTSALFMSVAALLWRNTPVKLERSQLTVPIIVYLSNFIFAAGLSLGAGYFIPVSLGLGLGVVPAVALWLSATAIDNLKVTSPTASAEVSIANVKVAVK
- a CDS encoding protochlorophyllide reductase, giving the protein MEQHRKSTVIITGASSGIGLQAAKVLSQSGQWHVVMACRDCSKAQKAAQSVGMSQDSYTILHLDLASLESVRQFVKNFRASGRSLDALVCNAAIYMPLLKEPKRSPEGYELSVATNHLGHFLLCNLFLEDLKNSPSSEPRLVILGTVTHNPKELGGKIPPRPDLGDLKGFAEGFKEPISMIDGKKFNSVKAYKDSKVCNILTMRELHQRYHKSHGITFSSLYPGCVATSALFRDHYPLFQKLFPVFQKNITGGFVSEEEAGKRVAEVVTSPAYSQSGAYWSWGNRQKKDGKSFVQEVSPEASDEEKSQRLWELSAKLVGLA
- a CDS encoding methyltransferase, with amino-acid sequence MLQQEKPQALQNTPAQAAMLQMITGSWLARSIYAAAKLGIADLLKESPKSCEELANAVFVRPKPLYRLLRALASVGVFAEEQQGYFTLTPLATCLISDRPGSLRSLAMMLGSTEFHQAWGDILYSLQTEKSAFEHLYGMSLFQYYTQNAETARIFDEAMTAFSTTEIAGVIANYDFSKIHKLVDIGGGQGLLIASILKAYPAMEGILFDLPSVIASSKNFIEIEEIKDRCSVVEGNFFELVPSGGDAYILKRIVHDWDDESAVAILNNCHCAMQEKGKLLLVEMVIPPGNEPFFGKFLDLELMTVFGGRERTEKEYRELLEAAGFQLTGIIPTGSYVSVIEGVKM